One genomic window of Acidimicrobiia bacterium includes the following:
- the tsaB gene encoding tRNA (adenosine(37)-N6)-threonylcarbamoyltransferase complex dimerization subunit type 1 TsaB: protein MKLLAIETATPAASVALGEGRDVVASAQRVDRRGHGSFLVSALDFCFDQAGWNPGDLDAIVVDVGPGLYTGIRVGLATAQGLAAALGIPLIPGSSLNAMAVRAATGRRHIWSIVDVRRGEFAVASYNPVPGGVVRDGASQLVRPDQLRAMIDSDAKDSLMVGDVEALPESFFNGLHRTRRGLPRYPAAEALLELAVPRVNAGEYPHPSELRPSYMREPDVKIGWEELRKEGPWFESA, encoded by the coding sequence ATGAAACTTCTGGCGATCGAAACCGCCACCCCCGCGGCGTCGGTAGCGCTCGGCGAGGGGCGCGATGTTGTCGCGTCAGCCCAACGGGTTGATCGGCGGGGCCACGGGTCATTCCTGGTTTCAGCCCTCGACTTCTGTTTCGACCAGGCCGGATGGAACCCTGGAGACCTCGATGCCATTGTTGTCGATGTGGGTCCGGGACTTTATACCGGGATCCGGGTTGGACTGGCGACCGCCCAGGGGCTGGCTGCCGCGCTTGGCATTCCGCTAATCCCCGGTTCTTCGCTTAACGCCATGGCGGTTCGGGCGGCGACCGGGCGGCGTCACATCTGGTCCATTGTGGACGTTCGTCGAGGGGAATTCGCCGTCGCCTCCTACAACCCGGTCCCTGGCGGAGTTGTCCGGGATGGCGCCAGTCAGCTCGTTCGCCCAGATCAGCTCCGGGCGATGATTGACAGCGACGCCAAGGATTCGCTGATGGTCGGCGATGTCGAAGCCCTTCCGGAAAGTTTCTTCAATGGACTGCACCGGACCAGGCGTGGGTTGCCACGGTATCCTGCTGCGGAAGCATTGTTGGAGTTGGCGGTGCCGAGGGTCAACGCAGGAGAGTATCCACATCCATCTGAGCTTCGGCCCTCGTATATGCGTGAGCCTGACGTCAAGATCGGTTGGGAAGAACTACGCAAAGAGGGCCCATGGTTCGAATCGGCCTGA
- the tsaE gene encoding tRNA (adenosine(37)-N6)-threonylcarbamoyltransferase complex ATPase subunit type 1 TsaE, producing MFVITTQDAAATMQVGRRLAALVRPGDVIALSGALGAGKTTFAAGLGEGLGIDEPVTSPSFVLVRSYRSGFTPLVHVDAYRLSSLGEFEDLDVIDEAADGLLLIEWGDAVLGVIPNDYLQIHLEADPDDDGTRTITFHPNGGWTNRPLEEVTE from the coding sequence ATGTTTGTGATCACTACACAGGATGCTGCCGCGACTATGCAGGTCGGACGGCGGTTGGCGGCTTTGGTTCGCCCTGGTGACGTGATCGCGTTGAGCGGCGCCCTCGGAGCCGGCAAGACCACATTTGCCGCCGGGCTTGGAGAAGGCCTCGGGATTGACGAGCCGGTAACGAGTCCCAGCTTCGTCCTCGTTCGATCGTATCGCTCCGGATTCACACCCCTCGTTCACGTCGACGCCTACCGCCTGTCCAGTCTCGGGGAGTTCGAGGATCTCGACGTCATCGACGAGGCAGCAGACGGTTTGTTGCTCATCGAATGGGGCGACGCAGTGCTCGGCGTAATTCCAAATGATTACCTCCAAATCCACCTGGAAGCCGATCCGGATGATGACGGAACGCGGACGATCACCTTCCACCCGAACGGCGGATGGACGAACCGACCTCTTGAGGAAGTGACCGAATGA
- a CDS encoding P1 family peptidase gives MSLTSIAGVRVGHWTHATAQTGCTVIVPPVPNVAAVEVRGAAPGSRELALLGVGMTVQEVSAIVLTGGSAFGLAAADGVMAACEDDGRGHPTPAGIVPIVPAAVIYDLAVGDGSVRPTAANGRAAYEVASDRPVLSGAVGAGAGATVAKWRGPEATRPSGLGSGIVKVGGVQVAALSVVNALGDVYGLDGTPLTGGPGMGQMPPGSFGSSTALTNTTLSCVITDAMADRATLARLAVRAHDAFGAMISPVHTRFDGDTVFLVSTGTAGESQDEALGEAVFLAVARSIRAAVESSG, from the coding sequence ATGAGCCTCACGTCGATTGCCGGAGTCAGGGTGGGTCATTGGACACACGCCACAGCCCAAACCGGTTGCACCGTGATTGTGCCTCCCGTCCCCAACGTGGCGGCGGTTGAAGTCCGAGGAGCCGCCCCGGGGAGCCGGGAACTGGCGCTGCTTGGCGTGGGTATGACGGTCCAGGAGGTTTCGGCGATTGTTCTGACGGGCGGCTCAGCGTTTGGTCTGGCTGCCGCCGACGGGGTTATGGCCGCATGTGAGGATGACGGTCGCGGTCATCCCACCCCGGCCGGGATCGTTCCGATCGTTCCTGCGGCCGTCATCTACGATCTGGCCGTTGGGGACGGTTCCGTCCGTCCGACGGCGGCCAACGGGCGCGCCGCGTACGAGGTGGCGAGCGATAGACCGGTGCTTTCAGGGGCAGTCGGAGCTGGGGCGGGGGCCACCGTTGCCAAATGGAGAGGTCCCGAGGCGACCAGGCCGTCGGGCCTTGGTTCGGGCATCGTGAAAGTTGGAGGTGTCCAGGTGGCCGCTCTTTCAGTGGTCAACGCGCTTGGTGATGTGTACGGACTTGATGGAACCCCGCTGACGGGCGGACCAGGGATGGGCCAGATGCCTCCTGGATCGTTCGGTTCGTCTACCGCACTGACCAACACGACGCTGTCGTGCGTCATCACCGATGCCATGGCTGATCGAGCGACCCTCGCCCGACTGGCGGTCCGAGCGCACGATGCCTTCGGAGCCATGATCTCGCCGGTGCACACTCGATTTGATGGGGACACGGTCTTTCTCGTCTCAACCGGGACAGCCGGTGAATCCCAGGACGAAGCCCTCGGTGAGGCAGTGTTCCTCGCAGTAGCCCGGTCGATCAGAGCGGCTGTGGAGAGCAGTGGATGA
- a CDS encoding holo-ACP synthase, protein MQIIGVGVDLADISRVGDLLTRYPRFAQRCFTEHEQDYAFRFANPARRLAARFAGKEAVMKSMGTGWRRIRWTDVEITGGGKPTVNVFGTAAARAAMIGVVGFEVSITHTDDQAMVFAIAIGNH, encoded by the coding sequence ATGCAAATTATCGGGGTTGGCGTTGACTTGGCAGATATCTCTCGGGTGGGCGACCTTCTCACACGATATCCCCGTTTCGCCCAGCGTTGTTTCACCGAGCATGAGCAGGACTACGCATTTCGTTTTGCGAATCCGGCCCGACGATTGGCGGCCCGATTCGCAGGCAAAGAGGCTGTGATGAAATCGATGGGGACCGGTTGGCGCCGGATCAGGTGGACCGATGTCGAGATCACCGGAGGCGGAAAGCCCACAGTGAATGTCTTCGGCACCGCGGCCGCCCGGGCGGCCATGATCGGGGTCGTCGGGTTTGAGGTCTCCATAACGCACACGGACGATCAGGCGATGGTGTTCGCCATTGCCATAGGTAATCACTAA
- the alr gene encoding alanine racemase, whose translation MRPSRVTVDLSAITANVAAFVNHVDGALVCPAVKADGYGHGDVPVAEAAIAGGAQRLCVATVDEGIRLREAGISVPILLLSEPIAGMVKAVVDWDLMPTVYSPWFVEALASVTTLPKSVHLKVDTGMHRVGAALDQAVAIALTVARQPNLVLEGVWSHLAVADTDPDYTALQRDRFVGVLDELASVGIEPPLRHLANTAGIFLGREYWYDLVRPGIGVYGLSPHPETVGPIDLVPALRVESAVSHVQRLSAGERPSYGRRRPLKVDSTVVTVPIGYADGYGRGLSDAEVLIGGQRYPLAGTVTMDQIMVDVGDADVRLGDAVVLLGRQGGEEITATELAGQLGTINYEVVCRLGPRLRRVYET comes from the coding sequence ATGAGGCCTTCGCGGGTCACCGTCGACCTTTCAGCTATCACCGCCAATGTCGCAGCATTCGTCAATCACGTGGATGGGGCTCTGGTTTGCCCGGCAGTGAAAGCCGACGGCTACGGACATGGGGATGTGCCCGTTGCCGAAGCCGCCATCGCCGGTGGAGCGCAACGCCTGTGTGTCGCAACGGTCGATGAAGGTATTCGCCTACGGGAAGCGGGGATCTCGGTGCCGATCCTGCTGCTTTCGGAACCAATCGCCGGGATGGTCAAGGCCGTCGTGGATTGGGACTTGATGCCGACGGTATACAGCCCCTGGTTTGTCGAAGCACTGGCATCGGTGACCACCTTGCCAAAGTCGGTCCATCTCAAGGTCGATACGGGCATGCACCGGGTCGGTGCGGCGCTCGATCAGGCGGTCGCGATCGCCCTGACGGTTGCCCGACAACCAAACCTCGTGCTTGAAGGAGTGTGGTCACATCTGGCGGTTGCCGATACCGACCCGGACTACACCGCGCTCCAGCGTGACCGGTTTGTAGGCGTTTTGGATGAACTGGCATCGGTCGGTATTGAGCCGCCGCTTCGGCATCTCGCCAACACGGCCGGGATATTCCTCGGCCGTGAGTACTGGTACGACCTGGTGCGACCCGGCATTGGTGTCTATGGCCTTTCACCTCACCCTGAGACGGTCGGGCCGATTGATCTGGTGCCCGCACTGCGGGTCGAGTCGGCCGTTTCGCATGTTCAGCGATTGTCAGCGGGGGAGCGACCTTCGTACGGTCGCCGTCGCCCGCTCAAGGTGGATTCGACCGTTGTTACCGTACCGATCGGCTATGCCGACGGGTATGGGCGAGGGCTGAGCGACGCCGAGGTGCTGATTGGCGGCCAACGATATCCCTTGGCCGGGACCGTCACGATGGATCAAATCATGGTCGACGTCGGTGATGCCGATGTGCGACTGGGCGATGCGGTGGTTCTCCTCGGTCGCCAGGGAGGGGAGGAGATCACCGCCACGGAGTTGGCCGGTCAGCTTGGCACGATCAATTATGAGGTTGTCTGCCGCCTGGGCCCCCGATTGAGAAGGGTGTATGAGACATGA
- the rimI gene encoding ribosomal protein S18-alanine N-acetyltransferase → MTVDDIPAVTTLERATYPTPWSEQVFLDELGQTNRIYLIAEDEGVLAGYAGLMLVGEEAHVTTVAVHDAWRGKKVGTGLMIRLVDGAIQNGALHLTLEVRASNVIAQDLYRRFGMAPVGLRKNYYQNEDALIMWAHDIGSAEYSERLATIREGLSV, encoded by the coding sequence ATGACGGTTGACGACATTCCTGCGGTAACCACGCTGGAGCGGGCCACCTATCCGACCCCGTGGTCCGAGCAGGTGTTTCTTGATGAACTTGGCCAGACCAATCGGATCTACTTGATTGCCGAGGACGAGGGAGTTTTGGCTGGCTACGCAGGACTGATGCTGGTTGGTGAAGAGGCCCACGTCACCACCGTGGCGGTTCACGATGCCTGGCGTGGAAAGAAGGTCGGAACGGGTCTCATGATCCGGCTGGTCGATGGGGCGATCCAAAATGGTGCGTTGCATCTCACCCTGGAGGTGCGGGCTTCCAACGTGATCGCCCAAGACCTGTACCGGCGGTTTGGCATGGCTCCGGTCGGTCTCCGAAAGAACTATTACCAAAACGAAGACGCGCTCATCATGTGGGCCCACGACATCGGGAGCGCTGAATACAGCGAACGCCTGGCGACGATCCGGGAGGGTCTCAGTGTTTGA
- the tsaD gene encoding tRNA (adenosine(37)-N6)-threonylcarbamoyltransferase complex transferase subunit TsaD → MFEPTVLAFETSCDETAVAVVRGREILSNVLSSQTDLHARFGGVVPEVAARAHVESIRSLTHQALADAMVHPDDLDGVAATQGPGLVGALLVGFSFGKATAWARQLPFVGVDHMEGHLFAPLLDHEDFEPPAVVVLASGGHSQLVHVKGWGDYHVLGQTIDDAAGEAFDKLARFMGLGYPGGPAIDLASEGGDPTAITFPRALPDRPFEFSFSGLKTSVTTYIRKAQDAGTLLPLADVAASLQEAIVDVLVAKTFNAVEATGVDLVGAGGGVLANRRLREKLAAEADRKGIRLMLPTPKLCTDNAAMIGVAGAHWLSKGSYSAWDSNVDASMKL, encoded by the coding sequence GTGTTTGAACCGACGGTGCTGGCGTTTGAGACCAGCTGCGATGAAACTGCCGTAGCGGTCGTACGCGGTCGAGAGATATTGTCGAATGTTCTGTCATCGCAGACCGATTTGCATGCACGATTTGGTGGGGTCGTGCCTGAGGTGGCTGCCCGAGCCCATGTTGAGTCGATTCGTTCGCTGACGCACCAGGCGCTCGCTGATGCAATGGTCCATCCGGACGATCTCGACGGAGTAGCTGCCACGCAAGGGCCCGGGTTGGTTGGCGCTCTCCTCGTGGGTTTCTCGTTCGGGAAAGCCACCGCCTGGGCACGTCAATTGCCGTTTGTCGGCGTCGACCACATGGAGGGTCACCTGTTTGCCCCCTTGCTTGATCATGAGGACTTCGAGCCACCTGCCGTGGTGGTCCTTGCCTCTGGCGGACATAGCCAGTTGGTACACGTCAAGGGTTGGGGTGACTATCACGTTCTCGGCCAAACCATCGACGATGCAGCCGGCGAAGCGTTCGACAAGCTGGCCCGCTTCATGGGGCTTGGCTATCCCGGAGGTCCGGCAATCGACCTGGCTTCCGAAGGTGGCGACCCAACGGCGATTACTTTCCCTCGAGCTTTACCTGATAGACCGTTCGAGTTTTCGTTCTCCGGGTTGAAGACGTCCGTGACGACGTATATCCGCAAAGCGCAGGACGCCGGCACGCTGCTTCCGTTGGCCGATGTGGCCGCGTCATTGCAGGAGGCGATTGTCGACGTCCTCGTCGCGAAGACCTTCAACGCGGTAGAAGCAACCGGAGTCGATCTGGTTGGGGCCGGTGGGGGAGTCCTGGCGAATCGTCGTCTGCGTGAGAAGCTGGCGGCTGAGGCCGATCGTAAAGGGATTCGACTCATGCTTCCGACGCCCAAGCTGTGTACCGACAATGCCGCCATGATCGGGGTGGCCGGCGCTCACTGGCTATCCAAGGGCTCGTATTCGGCTTGGGATTCCAACGTCGATGCTTCAATGAAGCTGTAA
- a CDS encoding MFS transporter, whose protein sequence is MTERQLQIAIGLPVLLGALDLTVISAILPSVVSELDLPVPGGIRQASWLVTGYLVAYAIGILAAGRLSDRHGAGPVLRWGLVLFALGSVAVAVSGPWSTRLVQQVAYRSLEARPAAEFVGLWVLVASRSVQALAAGAIVPAGMSYGWKQLGSSRWLGFVAAVDLAGWTLGHLYGGIIVRLADWRLAFWINLPFVALSLFMLRSMQSSPSRQVVMPWTRVALIGFGIAATMVGIGGVEGSVTAVQPVWLVVGVVATVAGFVGDVNGLVPLRTSLRNPAVLLANVTLGFVVFLVLALVPLFVSVLIEADTERAGWLSGWMLSAFTVPMAVMAWWSSRAQRRSLQWVAAIGGVVGFVMASRWEPRLAGLVPGLLVLGVSLGVWFGPLAERVLQAVPAESSGGGSAVVILSRLVGMAIGTATLTNFVLSKVPAVTTADALIADLLTVFHDAALLGVAGCVLLAGLALRSGRQPVPSL, encoded by the coding sequence GTGACGGAGCGCCAACTCCAGATCGCCATCGGGCTGCCGGTCTTACTGGGAGCCCTCGATCTGACGGTGATTTCGGCGATTCTTCCGTCGGTGGTTTCTGAACTTGATCTGCCCGTGCCGGGCGGAATCCGACAGGCCTCCTGGCTGGTCACGGGATACCTCGTTGCCTATGCGATTGGAATTCTGGCGGCCGGCCGTCTGTCCGATCGTCATGGTGCGGGACCGGTGCTTCGATGGGGTCTGGTTCTTTTTGCGCTCGGGTCCGTGGCTGTGGCGGTATCGGGTCCGTGGTCAACCCGCCTGGTTCAACAAGTTGCCTATCGATCGCTCGAGGCTCGTCCGGCCGCAGAGTTCGTTGGCCTGTGGGTACTGGTGGCCAGCCGAAGCGTCCAAGCACTGGCCGCCGGTGCCATCGTTCCCGCAGGAATGTCTTATGGATGGAAGCAGCTGGGGTCGTCGCGGTGGCTGGGGTTTGTGGCCGCGGTCGATCTGGCCGGCTGGACTTTGGGTCATCTCTATGGAGGCATCATCGTTCGTTTGGCCGATTGGCGATTGGCCTTTTGGATCAACCTGCCCTTCGTTGCGTTGTCGCTATTTATGTTGAGGTCGATGCAGTCCAGCCCCTCACGCCAGGTCGTAATGCCGTGGACGAGGGTGGCCCTGATTGGATTTGGTATCGCCGCGACGATGGTCGGCATCGGTGGCGTCGAAGGTTCCGTAACCGCCGTTCAGCCGGTCTGGCTGGTGGTCGGAGTCGTCGCCACGGTGGCCGGGTTCGTCGGCGATGTCAATGGGCTGGTTCCACTTCGCACGTCGCTGCGAAACCCGGCGGTACTCCTGGCCAATGTCACGCTCGGATTTGTTGTGTTTCTCGTTCTGGCCCTGGTGCCGTTGTTCGTCTCGGTGTTGATCGAAGCCGACACTGAACGAGCGGGCTGGCTGTCCGGATGGATGTTGTCCGCGTTCACGGTCCCCATGGCGGTCATGGCCTGGTGGAGCTCCCGTGCCCAGCGGCGCAGCCTGCAATGGGTGGCCGCGATCGGTGGGGTTGTTGGGTTCGTGATGGCGAGCCGGTGGGAACCTCGATTGGCCGGACTGGTTCCCGGATTGTTGGTTCTGGGTGTGTCGCTCGGGGTCTGGTTCGGTCCACTGGCCGAACGGGTGTTACAGGCTGTGCCGGCCGAGTCCAGTGGCGGTGGATCGGCGGTCGTGATTCTCAGTCGTCTTGTCGGCATGGCGATCGGCACGGCCACGCTTACGAATTTTGTGCTTTCGAAGGTGCCGGCCGTGACCACCGCCGACGCATTGATCGCTGATCTGCTCACCGTTTTTCACGATGCTGCCCTGCTGGGAGTGGCTGGATGTGTGCTTCTGGCCGGTCTCGCCCTGCGTTCCGGACGACAGCCGGTTCCCTCGCTTTGA
- a CDS encoding NAD(P)H-hydrate dehydratase produces the protein MRPVHTAATSAQLDKASTTPLEVLMDRAGLAVALAAAEMGIAYGHRVAVLAGSGNNGGDGYIAAHYLARRGVDVTIFEFAQPAGQLARWAADRAVRSGVKVQPWSEQVIPADLVIDALFGGGFHGRLHDRIVPWTRSNLPVLAIDIPSGVDASTGVVDGPAFRAVRTVTFHALKVGHLVGAGVDLCGEVTIADIGLEGGEAEFWVAEEADAIRPERSRQAHKWSVGSVMVVGGSAGMTGAAYLAAEAALQCGAGAVAIAVNRGNAEDYRGFPAILRPELGGREVWTGEDVPRLLDAAARFGVLVVGPGLEGSDDFILQILERRKGPVLLDAGGLRLPNLIDVVTQREGETLVTPHSGEFQAMTGEVGTYGSAGRLAKETGATVLLKGSPTFVAESGRAGSKIVAVTTPGPELATIGTGDVLAGMIAARWAGGHSALSAAVSAAYWHGVAGAAISEETTVTAARLASELGRWGR, from the coding sequence ATGCGGCCCGTTCACACTGCTGCCACCTCGGCCCAGCTCGACAAGGCATCCACGACCCCACTTGAAGTGCTCATGGACCGGGCCGGTCTGGCTGTCGCATTGGCGGCGGCCGAGATGGGCATCGCCTACGGCCACCGGGTGGCGGTACTCGCCGGGTCAGGCAACAACGGTGGTGACGGGTACATCGCCGCCCACTACCTGGCTCGCCGGGGAGTAGATGTCACGATCTTCGAGTTTGCCCAGCCCGCCGGCCAGCTCGCCAGGTGGGCGGCCGACCGAGCGGTCAGGTCAGGCGTCAAAGTCCAGCCATGGTCCGAACAGGTCATTCCTGCGGATCTGGTCATCGATGCGTTGTTCGGCGGGGGGTTCCACGGGCGGCTCCACGATCGAATAGTTCCATGGACCCGATCGAACCTCCCGGTTCTGGCCATTGATATCCCCTCCGGGGTCGATGCTTCGACTGGGGTAGTCGATGGCCCGGCGTTTCGGGCGGTTAGGACCGTTACGTTCCATGCCCTAAAAGTCGGACACCTGGTCGGAGCTGGGGTGGACCTGTGCGGAGAAGTGACGATTGCCGACATCGGTCTCGAAGGCGGCGAGGCGGAGTTCTGGGTGGCCGAGGAGGCTGATGCCATTCGCCCGGAACGCTCGCGGCAAGCCCACAAATGGTCGGTTGGTTCGGTCATGGTGGTTGGCGGATCGGCTGGAATGACCGGCGCTGCGTATCTGGCCGCCGAGGCGGCCCTGCAGTGCGGGGCCGGAGCGGTCGCCATTGCTGTCAACCGCGGTAATGCGGAGGACTATCGGGGGTTTCCAGCGATTCTCCGACCCGAGCTGGGAGGCCGTGAGGTCTGGACGGGCGAAGATGTGCCACGGCTTCTCGATGCGGCTGCACGATTTGGTGTCTTGGTAGTCGGGCCCGGATTAGAAGGGTCCGATGATTTCATCCTGCAGATTCTTGAACGCCGGAAAGGTCCGGTGCTGCTCGATGCCGGGGGTTTGCGGCTTCCCAACCTCATCGACGTTGTCACCCAGCGAGAAGGGGAGACCCTGGTGACTCCCCATTCCGGTGAGTTTCAGGCGATGACCGGGGAGGTCGGGACGTATGGCTCGGCCGGACGGTTGGCCAAGGAGACCGGCGCGACGGTTCTGCTCAAGGGTTCGCCTACGTTCGTCGCCGAATCGGGGCGTGCAGGATCGAAGATCGTTGCGGTGACCACCCCGGGGCCAGAGCTGGCCACCATCGGGACGGGGGATGTTTTGGCGGGAATGATTGCCGCCCGCTGGGCCGGTGGGCACTCCGCCCTGTCAGCGGCGGTGTCGGCCGCGTATTGGCACGGCGTGGCAGGCGCCGCGATCTCCGAAGAAACCACAGTGACGGCCGCAAGGTTGGCCTCCGAACTGGGCAGGTGGGGCCGATGA
- the rpsI gene encoding 30S ribosomal protein S9 produces the protein MAKAQPLAIATGRRKSSVARVRLYPGTGEVTLNGKPLSKYFSTPGQQNRVTTPLKVVDLAERYDVIASVEGGGTTGQADAIRLGIARAIILLDPELRPALKKEGLLTRDSRKVERKKYGLRKARRAPQYTKR, from the coding sequence ATGGCAAAAGCACAGCCTCTGGCTATCGCAACCGGCCGACGTAAGAGTTCCGTTGCGCGTGTTCGTCTCTATCCCGGCACCGGTGAGGTCACTCTCAACGGCAAGCCGCTATCCAAGTACTTCAGCACTCCCGGTCAGCAGAATCGTGTCACCACCCCGTTGAAGGTCGTCGACCTCGCCGAGAGGTACGACGTAATTGCTTCAGTCGAGGGTGGGGGCACCACCGGGCAAGCCGATGCGATTCGGCTGGGTATCGCTCGGGCCATCATCTTGCTCGACCCCGAATTGCGACCCGCGTTGAAGAAGGAAGGTCTTCTGACTCGCGACAGCCGCAAGGTCGAGCGCAAGAAGTACGGTCTTCGCAAGGCTCGTCGGGCACCGCAGTACACCAAGCGCTAA
- the glmM gene encoding phosphoglucosamine mutase yields MLREGHRLFGTDGIRGVANTALTPEFALALGRASGELLDFGPVVVGRDTRRSGEMLSTALQAGFHAVGIDTLDAGVLPSPAIAHATAHSGAMMGVVISASHNPAPDNGIKLLGAAGFKLTDAEEDRVEARLRRGAPWRTPVGPGVGTRFVHADAAEAYVQSVVQAADHTFQGMEFVLDTANGAAFKTAPEIFRRLKASVDVTAADPDGTNINDGVGATHPEALARSARGRVGFAFDGDADRLIAIDENGIPANGDVVMAILARYMKERNVLANNLVVTTVMANLGFHKAMRDLGIGVISTAVGDRYVLESMKEHGAVLGGEQSGHMIFLDTSTTGDGTLSAVKLADVMASTGKELRELRAEVITEFPQILRNVRVADASGLAGADLLWAAVADVERELGDNGRVLVRASGTEPVVRVMVEAAEKSVALSKTEELIAVVRATFA; encoded by the coding sequence ATGCTCCGGGAAGGGCACCGGCTTTTTGGTACGGACGGTATCCGTGGCGTCGCCAACACGGCACTAACTCCTGAATTTGCTCTCGCGCTCGGTCGCGCCTCCGGCGAACTTCTGGACTTTGGGCCGGTCGTGGTTGGGCGTGACACGCGTCGGTCGGGCGAAATGCTTTCTACCGCCCTCCAGGCAGGCTTCCATGCGGTGGGCATTGACACCCTCGACGCTGGAGTGTTGCCTTCGCCGGCGATTGCGCACGCCACCGCCCACTCCGGGGCGATGATGGGCGTTGTGATCTCGGCGTCGCACAATCCGGCTCCCGACAACGGAATAAAACTACTTGGGGCGGCCGGGTTCAAATTGACCGATGCCGAGGAGGACCGGGTTGAGGCGCGGCTTCGACGGGGGGCACCCTGGCGGACTCCGGTCGGCCCTGGCGTAGGGACCCGGTTCGTTCATGCCGACGCGGCAGAGGCGTACGTTCAGTCAGTGGTTCAAGCCGCCGACCATACGTTCCAGGGCATGGAGTTCGTCCTCGATACTGCCAATGGGGCGGCCTTCAAGACCGCCCCTGAGATCTTTCGCCGACTCAAAGCATCGGTCGACGTGACAGCGGCCGACCCCGACGGTACCAATATCAATGACGGAGTCGGGGCCACTCATCCAGAGGCTCTGGCCAGGTCCGCTCGCGGCCGGGTTGGATTCGCCTTTGACGGCGACGCCGACCGATTGATAGCCATTGACGAGAACGGGATACCGGCCAACGGCGATGTCGTGATGGCGATCCTCGCCCGGTATATGAAAGAGCGAAACGTACTCGCGAACAACCTCGTCGTGACGACTGTCATGGCCAACCTGGGGTTCCACAAGGCCATGCGCGATCTTGGTATCGGCGTTATCTCGACTGCCGTTGGCGACCGATATGTTCTCGAATCGATGAAGGAACACGGGGCGGTCCTGGGCGGCGAACAATCCGGCCACATGATCTTTCTTGACACGTCTACCACCGGCGACGGCACGCTCAGTGCGGTGAAGCTGGCCGACGTGATGGCATCTACCGGCAAGGAGTTGCGAGAACTCAGAGCCGAGGTCATCACAGAATTCCCTCAGATATTGCGAAACGTCCGGGTCGCTGACGCGTCGGGTCTGGCCGGGGCTGATTTGTTGTGGGCTGCGGTAGCTGATGTCGAACGCGAACTGGGAGACAACGGCCGGGTGTTGGTGCGTGCATCCGGTACCGAGCCGGTCGTCAGGGTGATGGTGGAAGCTGCCGAAAAGTCGGTCGCTCTGTCGAAAACCGAGGAACTGATTGCGGTAGTCAGGGCTACGTTCGCATAG
- the rplM gene encoding 50S ribosomal protein L13 → MVQPTYVDCVRGASIFFSKYRKGFTVKFQKTHSTRPANVKREWFVVDATGLPLGRLSSEVARILRGKHKPEFAPHLDVGDHVVVINAEKVAVTSNKSESKIYYRHSGFPGGLREQSFAELMEKYPERIVEKAINGMLPKNRLGRQMGSKLKVYAGPDHPHQAQQPRDLVLDIRKVEA, encoded by the coding sequence ATGGTCCAGCCCACGTACGTGGACTGCGTTCGTGGCGCGTCGATCTTTTTTTCGAAATACCGCAAAGGTTTCACCGTGAAGTTCCAAAAAACACATTCGACCCGGCCTGCCAACGTCAAGCGTGAGTGGTTCGTCGTTGATGCGACTGGCTTGCCGCTCGGTCGGCTTTCGTCCGAAGTTGCCCGAATTTTGCGCGGCAAGCACAAACCAGAATTTGCTCCGCACCTCGACGTCGGTGATCACGTAGTGGTCATCAATGCCGAGAAGGTTGCTGTGACCTCGAACAAGTCGGAATCCAAGATCTACTACCGGCACTCCGGTTTTCCCGGTGGTTTACGTGAACAGTCATTTGCGGAGCTTATGGAGAAGTACCCCGAACGTATTGTCGAAAAGGCCATCAATGGCATGCTTCCCAAGAACCGACTTGGTCGCCAAATGGGAAGCAAGCTCAAGGTCTATGCCGGCCCTGACCATCCGCACCAGGCTCAACAGCCTCGTGATCTAGTTCTTGATATTCGAAAGGTGGAAGCCTGA